TGTTCGGCGTGGAGACGAACTACCAGTTGCGCGGGGAACTCGATCCCGAGCTGCTGCGCCTCAGCGAGGCCGGACCGATCGACACGCTTCGGGTCATTGCCGACGAGCTGACGAACGCGCGCGACGACACGTTCGTGCGCGACGCTCACGACTGGATCGCTGTCGGCCTGGTTCGCCTCGTCCAGCACTGGCCCCACGTCGGCGACGAGGGCCCGGCCGGCGTGCGCTTGACGGGCACCCTCGACCGCGTACCGAGCGGCGGCGTCGCCCGTATCACCGTGGACCCCCGCGGCGTCTTCCTGATCGAGTACACGCAGCGCGTAACGCCCTGACCCGCGGCATCACTGTGCTTCGCGCACCCGCACACACGTCGCTGCCAGGACCAGGAGGCCCAGCGCCGCCGCCGCCAGGCTGCCCAGCGCATACCCCAGGTGGCCGGTCACCGCCGCGCGGGCCACGAGCACCAGGCTGAGCGCATACAGGCTGACCACCGACACGTGCCGTACGGTCTCGATCACCGGCAGCGGCAGATAACGTCGTCGCGGCGTCTCGCCCAACAGGCAGTCCACGCAGCCGACGCCGCCATCGAGGCCGTCGAGCAGCTCCTGGCGGCGTCCGCAGCGCGGGCAGATGCGCAGCGGCGGGCCATCGGCGAGCAGATCCAGTTCCTCCTGCAGCGCGCGGTAGGCTTGCACGACCTGGATGAACCGCTGGCGACCGGTCGGACTGCTGTTTAGATCCGGATGCAGTGACTTGACGAGCGTGCGAAAGGCGGCGCGCACTTCATGCGGGCCGGCCGAGCGTGGCAGGCCCAGCACGCGGAAATGCTCCTGAGACGGCGTTGGGGGCATCCCTTGGTTTCCCGCGCGCCGCAGCCACGGGCGGCCCGCATTCCGGCGCTTCCGTCCCATTCTAGCATTGCGCCGGGATCGTCGGTAGCCGGCGCGCCGCTAGTCTTCTTCGGTGGCTCTCGGGTGTTTCAGGACGGCTGCCCGTGAGGAGCGGCCGTCGATGCGGGCCTCCAGCGGATGCTCTAGCCGCACGTGCCGGACGAAACGTCCTTCGCGAAAAGCCGGGTGCGCGTCCAGCCAGCGCCAGTCGACGAATCCGTTATCAGCGAATGCGTTGACCGTCAGGTACGCGACGCCGAAGGCCGTCAGGTTCTGGAAGAAGTGGCTACCTTGCGACGGCTCGACAATGAAGTCTTTGAGCGTGGTCTCGACGATCACGCGGGCCGCGCAAATCTGCTCCCACCGCACCGGTATGCCGAGCCAGCTGTGCGACGAACCCCAGCGGCCGGGGCCGATCAGTATGTACGGCCGGTTATCGGCCATCAGCTCCTCGTTCAGCCGGCCGATCTCGTCGGCCATCGCCGGCGTGTGGGACGGGTCGAACTGCTCGGGCTTGACGTAGACCACGTCGCTCAGACCGGGAATGCGGCCGTGCCCCAGAGCGTGGCGGCTGAAGCACAGGCAACCGTCGCGGGCGTCGTCCCCCAACTCAATCTCCTCACTGCAGGCGTTTTCACCGCACGGGCGAATCTGCAGGACGGCGAATTCGCGGGGCTGGGCCGCCAGGTTGACCGCGAATTCGATCTCGACGGGACTGTTCATGCCGGCGCGCCCGAGGGCCAGCAGTCGCCGCAGCAGCCCCGCGAGCGGAAAGGCGTCCGACTTCAGCACATGGGCGAACGTGACGACTCGCACCCCTGGATGCTGAATGCCGTCGTAGAAGGCCTGGTTGTCGGCCGACCAGACCGAACCAACCGGTTGCAGCGTGCCGTGCTGCTCAGCTTGGTCCAACTCCAGGCGGACCACGCACGCGTCCTGTGCAATCCCGCGCGCGTCCGGTCGGGCGTGCAAGTCGATGGCGTAGAAGCCGCGC
The sequence above is drawn from the Phycisphaerae bacterium genome and encodes:
- a CDS encoding J domain-containing protein gives rise to the protein MPPTPSQEHFRVLGLPRSAGPHEVRAAFRTLVKSLHPDLNSSPTGRQRFIQVVQAYRALQEELDLLADGPPLRICPRCGRRQELLDGLDGGVGCVDCLLGETPRRRYLPLPVIETVRHVSVVSLYALSLVLVARAAVTGHLGYALGSLAAAALGLLVLAATCVRVREAQ